One Rhododendron vialii isolate Sample 1 chromosome 2a, ASM3025357v1 genomic region harbors:
- the LOC131316609 gene encoding uncharacterized protein LOC131316609, with translation MIVTPFVCLLLLLFFTFSSIMNMAFQDMLAVSCPKFIGVEIVLLKNLLQQRGSNYYLLPADGNRVLVAISRPHNGKKLEYILDRNFIIRYCSMFRIGTRFRWRKYKQFQNWLNSLINRAPRFFQPHLRVMNLLVPPTEGLVAEQHPCWFLKHINKTDRAKNLKIPEFFRPYLFAPPHGIALVYSGYHVYHVKNENHELTFGWNDVILEHNFGSNYTLLLGSMGHLMFDLFIFDEKGHQIKYPWTTTALIQQPNAPIGWDSIAAQCQATNSTFFTSCLVTTFRQFGDEFRFMKKLSHGDLLALELRASIKDFLNEIGLDRMWLTTGHSTWEVQYTDGFLVGQGWNNFIAAHNLKCYDTLVFSFDWELKMHAMVFDELGREKTYNWY, from the exons TTCCATCATGAATATGGCATTCCAAGATATGCTTGCAGTAAGCTGTCCAAAATTTATTGGAGTTGAGATCGTGCTCCTCAAGAATTTATTGCAGCAAAGAGGATCGAACTATTATCTCTTGCCGGCTGATGGAAACCGTGTCCTTGTGGCTATATCAAGACCACACAATGGAAAAAAGCTTGAATACATTCTTGACCGAAACTTCATAATCCGATACTGCAGCATGTTTCGCATCGGGACTCGATTTAGGTGGAGAAAATACAAACAGTTTCAAAATTGGCTGAATTCTTTGATCAACAGGGCACCAAGGTTCTTCCAGCCTCATCTGCGAGTAATGAATCTGTTGGTTCCCCCAACTGAAGGATTAG ttgcAGAACAACATCCATGCTGGTTCTTGAAACATATTAACAAAACTGATAGAGCAAAAAATTTG AAAATTCCAGAGTTCTTCAGGCCATATCTATTTGCGCCACCACATGGAATTGCTCTTGTCTACAGTGGCTATCACGTATACCATGTTAAGAACGAGAACCATGAGCTGACTTTTGGGTGGAATGATGTCATTCTAGAACACAATTTCGGCAGCAACTATACTTTGTTATTGGGCTCTATGGGTCATCTTATGTTTGATCTATTCATATTTGATGAGAAAGGCCATCAGATCAAGTATCCATGGACAACTACTGCACTTATTCAACAACCAAATGCTCCAATTGGTTGGGATTCTATTGCAGCTCAATGCCAGGCCACAAACT CCACATTCTTCACATCGTGCTTGGTTACAACGTTCAGACAATTTGGAGATGAATTCCGATTTATGAAGAAACTGTCGCATGGAGATTTACTTGCATTG GAATTGCGTGCGTCGATTAAGGATTTTCTCAATGAGATCGGACTTGACCGTATGTGGCTCACAACGGGACACAGTACTTGGGAAGTGCAATACACTGATGGATTCCTCGTTGGACAGGGTTGGAATAATTTCATTGCTGCACACAATCTGAAATGTTATGACACTCTCGTCTTCAGTTTTGATTGGGAGTTAAAGATGCATGCCATGGTGTTTGATGAACTTGGCCGTGAAAAAACCTACAATTGGTATTAG